GGCTATCCAGCGCCGCCGTACACTGGCCCGGTCCCGCCTGCGGCGCCGTTCCAGCCGCCGCGTCGAGGGCGACGCCGTCTCGTCGGCGTCGGTGTCGCTCTGTTGGTCGTCGCCGCGGTGGCCACCGGGCTGCTATACCTCACGCACCGCAGTCCGGCCCGCGGGGCCGGCGCCTTCTCCGACGCGACCGCAAAGTCGGCGATTCAGGGATACCTGAACGCGCTGCAGAACCGCGACACCGAGGCCGTCGCGCGCAACACGCTGTGCGGCATCTACGACGGTGTTCGGGACCGGCGATCCGACCAGGCGCTGGCCAAACTCAGCAGCGACGCGTTTCGCAAGCAGTTCTCCGAGGCACAGGTGACGTCGATCGACAAGATCGTCTACTGGTCGGACTATCAGGCCCAGGTGTTGTTCACCATGCGCGTGCAGCCGTCCACCGGCAGCAGCGCCCGCACTGAGTTGCAGGGTGTCGCGCAGCTAATCAGCCAGCACAACCAAATATTGG
This genomic stretch from Mycobacterium paraterrae harbors:
- a CDS encoding Rv0361 family membrane protein; protein product: MPGPSSSDHQPGSQGPPLGYPAPPYTGPVPPAAPFQPPRRGRRRLVGVGVALLVVAAVATGLLYLTHRSPARGAGAFSDATAKSAIQGYLNALQNRDTEAVARNTLCGIYDGVRDRRSDQALAKLSSDAFRKQFSEAQVTSIDKIVYWSDYQAQVLFTMRVQPSTGSSARTELQGVAQLISQHNQILVCSYVLHGAGVY